One genomic region from Fictibacillus marinisediminis encodes:
- a CDS encoding nucleoside recognition domain-containing protein produces the protein MQSELAGHSGDLNQLYQRAKEMSSPNLRDKIVQNLYQESKQLCEDSVSYGKTKRDKHTEKLDAIFTSPIWGFPIMIVMLGIVFYLTIAGANIPSDMIASFFGWLENYITLLFQFMNAPDWLHGLLVLGLYRGTTWVISVMLPPMAIFFPTFALLENYGYLPRVAFNMDRVFKKVGAHGKQSLTMAMGFGCNAAAMLSSRIIESPRERMLAILTNNFVPCNGRWGTLIVLASLFMAAGYTGGAKSLVTTAVIVGIVLFGILVTFLVSWVLSKTALKGVPTHYTLELPPYRRPKFWETVIRSSLQRSLSVLMRAVKVAAPAGILTWVLANVNAGDQSILMHVVNFLDPFGQMLGLDGYILMAFLVGLPANEIVLPILIMGYLSTGAMTEVDNLGDLKQIFVSHGWTWLTALNMMLFSLLHFPCGTTLVNIYKETKSAKWTFLSFIIPTAIAILVTFAIAQTARWIG, from the coding sequence ATGCAATCTGAGCTAGCTGGCCATTCAGGTGATTTAAACCAGTTGTACCAAAGAGCAAAGGAGATGTCGTCACCTAACCTTCGCGACAAGATCGTACAAAATCTGTATCAGGAGAGCAAGCAGTTATGTGAAGATAGTGTTTCCTATGGAAAGACAAAACGTGATAAGCATACGGAGAAGCTTGATGCTATCTTCACGTCGCCGATCTGGGGTTTTCCCATCATGATCGTTATGCTGGGTATCGTGTTCTATCTAACGATTGCTGGAGCCAATATTCCATCTGACATGATTGCCAGTTTTTTTGGATGGCTGGAGAATTACATCACCTTACTTTTTCAGTTCATGAATGCTCCAGACTGGCTGCACGGACTGCTGGTTTTAGGATTGTACCGGGGAACGACCTGGGTGATCAGCGTGATGCTTCCTCCAATGGCGATCTTCTTCCCGACGTTTGCACTGTTGGAGAACTATGGATATCTCCCAAGAGTAGCGTTTAACATGGACCGAGTGTTTAAAAAAGTCGGGGCGCACGGAAAGCAGTCCTTAACGATGGCGATGGGATTTGGCTGTAATGCGGCCGCCATGCTGTCCTCAAGGATTATTGAGTCACCAAGAGAGCGGATGCTCGCGATCTTAACCAATAACTTTGTTCCGTGTAATGGAAGATGGGGAACGCTGATTGTCCTGGCTTCGCTGTTTATGGCGGCCGGCTATACAGGCGGCGCAAAGTCACTTGTGACGACAGCGGTCATTGTTGGAATCGTTCTTTTTGGAATTCTAGTGACCTTTCTGGTTTCGTGGGTTCTTTCCAAAACCGCTCTAAAAGGGGTTCCAACTCACTATACATTGGAGCTTCCGCCTTACCGTCGGCCTAAGTTCTGGGAAACAGTGATCCGTTCTTCACTTCAGCGCTCTTTATCCGTATTGATGAGAGCGGTGAAAGTGGCTGCACCCGCTGGAATCTTAACTTGGGTACTGGCCAACGTGAATGCAGGGGATCAGAGTATTTTAATGCATGTTGTCAATTTTTTAGATCCGTTCGGGCAAATGCTCGGACTTGATGGCTACATCCTAATGGCGTTTCTTGTAGGGCTGCCTGCAAATGAGATTGTCTTGCCGATTTTGATCATGGGCTATCTCTCTACAGGAGCCATGACAGAAGTTGATAATCTCGGTGATTTAAAACAGATTTTTGTTAGCCATGGCTGGACGTGGCTGACCGCGTTGAATATGATGCTCTTTTCTTTGCTTCATTTTCCATGCGGTACGACACTGGTTAACATTTATAAAGAAACAAAGAGTGCTAAATGGACCTTCCTGTCATTTATTATTCCTACAGCGATCGCTATTCTCGTTACGTTTGCAATTGCCCAAACGGCTAGATGGATAGGGTAG
- a CDS encoding DUF2971 domain-containing protein, giving the protein MSEYWAEKALVKFESQFDQNNSYNIKNNSRLSDKSKVWKYMDFAKFVSMLYQKSLFFPKPSLFVDNHEGSYSALDVNNILNDPLSYLTIPVDERLSKEEKRSQLHEYIKQMHDYVGVNCWHLNEEESAAMWNLYLKSDEGIAICSTVEKLYSSISDKRFHTYIGQVQYINFNSEMASLNPYETLFYKRRSFSHENEIRLLAFDNPNNRIFDHKDGAYVHCNLNTLIDEVYVSPTSPEWLREVVQSVLEKYRLPFKSVIKSSLYEGPFY; this is encoded by the coding sequence ATGAGTGAATACTGGGCTGAGAAGGCATTGGTCAAATTCGAATCTCAGTTTGATCAAAACAACTCATACAACATAAAAAACAACAGTCGGCTATCAGATAAATCAAAGGTATGGAAGTATATGGACTTTGCTAAGTTTGTCAGTATGCTATATCAAAAATCCTTGTTCTTTCCAAAACCTTCGCTGTTCGTGGATAATCATGAAGGCAGTTATTCGGCGCTGGATGTTAATAATATTTTGAATGATCCTTTATCCTATCTGACCATACCTGTGGATGAAAGACTATCGAAAGAAGAGAAGCGAAGCCAGCTTCACGAATACATCAAGCAGATGCATGATTATGTCGGAGTGAACTGCTGGCACTTGAACGAAGAGGAATCTGCGGCCATGTGGAATCTGTACTTGAAGTCCGATGAAGGCATCGCCATCTGCTCTACTGTGGAGAAATTATACAGCAGCATATCGGATAAGAGGTTTCATACGTATATAGGACAGGTTCAGTACATCAACTTCAATTCTGAAATGGCGAGCCTGAATCCCTATGAAACGCTCTTTTACAAACGCCGTTCCTTCAGTCATGAGAACGAGATCCGTCTGCTCGCATTTGATAATCCGAATAACCGCATTTTTGACCATAAAGACGGAGCATATGTACATTGTAATTTGAACACATTAATTGATGAAGTGTATGTATCGCCAACAAGCCCTGAATGGCTGAGGGAGGTGGTACAGTCCGTTCTGGAAAAATACAGGCTTCCGTTTAAATCTGTGATTAAATCGTCGTTATATGAAGGACCATTTTATTGA
- a CDS encoding cation diffusion facilitator family transporter has translation MGHSHDHQHHHHHASGNKDALKWAFIIITLFMVVEVIGGIMTNSLALLSDAGHMLSDSAALGLSFLAMTYGKRASSHSKTFGYKRFEILAAFINGIALIAIAIYIFWEAYHRILQPVSIVSSGMLIVSVIGFVVNIIAAFILMRGDKDENINVRSAFLHVLGDLLGSVGAIIAALLIMFFGWGWADPAASVIVAVLVLISGWRVTKESIHILMEGTPANVNIDKVKQTLLSIQEVKEVNDLHVWSITSDFPAFSCHLVTDTGIDQQALLIQANSLLHDEYHIEHTTIQIDAGGHPCKKGDHCN, from the coding sequence ATGGGACATTCTCATGATCACCAGCACCACCATCATCACGCCAGTGGAAATAAGGATGCATTAAAGTGGGCTTTCATTATCATTACTCTGTTTATGGTGGTTGAAGTCATCGGAGGAATAATGACCAACAGTCTGGCGCTGTTATCAGATGCAGGGCATATGCTGAGCGATTCAGCGGCACTTGGATTAAGTTTTTTAGCCATGACGTATGGTAAGAGGGCCTCTTCTCATTCTAAAACATTTGGTTACAAACGTTTTGAGATTTTAGCAGCTTTTATTAATGGAATTGCTCTGATCGCGATCGCTATCTATATCTTTTGGGAAGCGTATCATCGTATTTTACAGCCTGTCAGTATTGTCAGCTCTGGCATGCTGATTGTGTCAGTCATCGGTTTTGTTGTGAATATCATAGCTGCATTTATTCTGATGAGAGGCGATAAAGATGAAAACATAAATGTAAGAAGTGCTTTTCTGCATGTGCTTGGAGATCTGCTTGGATCTGTAGGTGCGATTATCGCAGCCCTCCTTATTATGTTCTTCGGTTGGGGATGGGCGGATCCGGCAGCAAGTGTTATAGTAGCTGTCCTTGTACTGATAAGTGGCTGGAGGGTAACGAAAGAATCCATCCACATCTTAATGGAAGGGACTCCAGCCAACGTCAATATAGATAAGGTTAAACAAACACTATTATCCATTCAGGAAGTAAAAGAGGTGAATGATCTGCATGTCTGGTCAATCACTTCAGATTTTCCGGCCTTCAGCTGCCACCTGGTTACGGATACCGGGATTGATCAGCAAGCGTTGTTAATACAAGCAAACAGCCTGCTGCATGATGAATACCATATTGAACACACGACGATACAGATTGATGCAGGCGGCCATCCTTGTAAAAAGGGGGATCACTGTAACTAA
- the modB gene encoding molybdate ABC transporter permease subunit translates to MLADIWPPISLSISIAATAWLIVIIIGVILGKTMAGRRFKGKVIIETMLMMPLVLPPTVIGFLLIVVFGKRSPAGQLIEAVFHQPIIFTWWAAVLASSVVAFPLMYLSAKTGFEGVNQEIEDAARVDGGGRWKVFLLISVPLSMTSIISGAILSFARALGEFGATLMFAGNIPGQTQTIPTAIYLAIDSGNMREAWLLVLASISISFVMLTAAYRIKG, encoded by the coding sequence ATGTTAGCAGATATTTGGCCGCCGATCTCTTTGTCCATCAGTATTGCGGCAACAGCCTGGCTCATCGTTATAATCATCGGGGTTATACTGGGTAAGACTATGGCAGGCAGGCGTTTTAAAGGAAAAGTGATCATTGAAACGATGCTGATGATGCCGCTCGTACTCCCTCCAACGGTTATTGGATTTTTACTTATTGTTGTGTTTGGAAAGAGGAGTCCGGCTGGACAGCTGATCGAAGCGGTGTTTCATCAACCGATCATTTTTACATGGTGGGCGGCTGTTCTTGCTTCAAGTGTGGTGGCTTTTCCTCTTATGTATCTATCGGCAAAAACAGGTTTTGAAGGTGTCAATCAAGAGATCGAGGATGCAGCCAGGGTAGATGGAGGCGGGAGATGGAAGGTGTTTCTTCTTATTTCTGTTCCTCTCTCTATGACATCCATTATTTCTGGAGCAATCTTAAGCTTTGCAAGGGCGCTTGGCGAGTTCGGAGCAACTTTAATGTTTGCCGGAAATATCCCGGGTCAGACTCAAACGATTCCGACCGCTATCTATCTTGCCATTGATTCAGGGAACATGAGGGAGGCTTGGCTTCTCGTCCTCGCAAGCATCAGTATTTCTTTTGTAATGCTGACAGCAGCCTATCGGATAAAAGGTTAA
- a CDS encoding sporulation protein: MIFSKIGKGGAAVDLQLTGSTYVLGGILEGRIVVRGGGAPQMIHSLSVNLLVEYEIKGVRSTKVMCSVSAAKQFVIDADEVITLPIIYPLPEDLPISCHSVSYSLCTRLELEDGMDVRNTEGVTLKGTDAFLQIFYGLGALGFRESAESGEFNGSLQTFVFFPAVLMKEEIREVHIQAGSENNGIRILLETHCRQGVINRKEHFFLNEKLRNRQDVEDELKAKLAYMAKARNIS; this comes from the coding sequence ATGATTTTTTCAAAGATTGGTAAAGGCGGGGCCGCTGTGGATCTGCAGCTTACAGGCTCAACTTATGTGCTTGGAGGGATATTAGAAGGCCGGATTGTGGTAAGGGGAGGAGGAGCTCCTCAGATGATCCACTCGCTGTCAGTGAATCTGCTCGTTGAGTATGAAATAAAGGGCGTCCGTTCTACCAAAGTGATGTGCTCCGTTTCGGCAGCTAAACAGTTTGTCATTGATGCAGATGAAGTTATTACTCTTCCAATTATTTACCCATTGCCAGAAGATTTGCCGATCTCTTGCCACTCTGTTTCTTATTCACTTTGTACGCGTCTCGAGTTGGAGGATGGGATGGATGTAAGGAATACGGAAGGTGTTACGCTTAAGGGCACGGATGCTTTCCTGCAGATTTTCTATGGACTTGGCGCTCTCGGATTCCGTGAAAGTGCAGAATCGGGAGAGTTCAACGGGTCACTTCAGACGTTTGTTTTTTTCCCTGCTGTACTGATGAAAGAAGAAATAAGAGAAGTCCATATCCAGGCAGGGAGTGAAAATAACGGAATCCGAATTTTACTGGAAACCCATTGCCGTCAAGGCGTGATAAATAGGAAAGAACACTTTTTTTTGAATGAAAAACTAAGAAACCGACAAGACGTTGAAGACGAGCTTAAAGCTAAACTGGCTTATATGGCTAAGGCTCGAAACATCTCTTAA
- a CDS encoding zinc metallopeptidase encodes MFFHPMDFLIIIAFAVSLWAQFKVKGNFKKWSQVEAHSGKTGAEIARSILDDNGLHNIPVEPVRGTLTDHYDPVSKVVRLSEPVYYGDSIASVSVAAHEVGHAVQHKQSYGALALRHRMFPLVNLTSGVAPFLLLGGFLLDQFSLIGIGIVLFSFAVFFQLVTLPVEFNASSRAKQYLVTEGFIRNEEERGVNKVLNAAALTYVAAALISLLELLKFIMIFFQGEREE; translated from the coding sequence ATGTTTTTTCACCCGATGGATTTTTTGATCATCATTGCATTTGCCGTCTCGTTGTGGGCGCAGTTTAAAGTTAAAGGGAATTTTAAGAAATGGTCACAAGTAGAGGCTCATTCCGGGAAAACTGGGGCTGAAATCGCAAGGTCGATCCTGGATGACAACGGGTTGCACAATATCCCGGTTGAACCGGTCCGCGGGACGCTAACTGACCATTATGACCCTGTTTCGAAAGTGGTGCGCCTCTCAGAACCGGTATATTACGGGGATTCCATCGCATCTGTTTCTGTTGCTGCTCATGAGGTCGGCCACGCCGTTCAGCATAAGCAATCCTATGGTGCATTAGCGCTGCGCCACCGTATGTTTCCATTGGTAAACCTGACCTCCGGTGTTGCCCCATTTCTATTGCTGGGAGGGTTTCTGCTTGATCAATTTTCATTGATCGGTATTGGAATTGTGCTGTTCTCATTCGCAGTCTTCTTTCAGCTTGTTACGCTTCCCGTGGAGTTTAATGCCAGCTCACGGGCAAAACAGTATCTTGTGACTGAAGGATTTATCCGCAATGAGGAAGAGCGGGGAGTGAACAAGGTACTGAACGCCGCGGCTCTTACGTATGTGGCCGCTGCATTGATCTCTCTCCTGGAACTTTTGAAATTCATCATGATTTTTTTTCAGGGTGAACGGGAGGAATAA
- a CDS encoding YjcZ family sporulation protein: MSFFGGGGASFALIVVLFILLIIVGCACIGFGGFGGFGGGFGGGGFGAGGIGYGGVY, translated from the coding sequence ATGAGTTTTTTTGGCGGCGGCGGAGCTTCTTTTGCTTTAATTGTCGTATTGTTCATTCTTTTGATCATCGTTGGATGCGCGTGTATCGGCTTCGGAGGCTTTGGGGGCTTCGGAGGCGGATTTGGCGGAGGCGGTTTTGGTGCAGGAGGAATTGGCTACGGCGGAGTCTATTAA
- a CDS encoding aminopeptidase P family protein — MEASFFIENRKKLTDQLPAESTAILFAGQAPYKSADERYPFTPNRNFYYLTGINRQNIILVMKKTETSVEETLFIEKADPVMEKWVGASLTKEEAQNLSGIKSISYLETFETSMARTFFAESVKNVYLDLERREWSEAQTKAFSFAKHLQEHYPHLAIQNAYPLITELRVFKTEEEVQKIKEAINITKEGIYNVLKHAKAGMMENQLEAHFDFVLKSSGVKDFAFHTILAGGKNATVLHYEDNDSKINDGDLILLDLGAQKDYYNADISFTFPADGKFTSRQKEIYNIVLKALKETTALIKPGLKFAELNEHTKAVLAEECIRIGLFKEKAELSNYYYHGVSHFLGLDTHDVGSYKDRVLEPGMVLTIEPGLYIEDERIGIRIEDDILVTEDGYENLSKDIIRTVEDIEAFMSDK, encoded by the coding sequence ATGGAAGCATCATTTTTTATTGAAAACAGAAAAAAACTAACAGACCAGCTCCCTGCTGAATCAACAGCTATTCTTTTTGCCGGCCAGGCCCCTTATAAATCTGCCGATGAACGATATCCCTTTACTCCGAACCGCAACTTTTATTATTTAACGGGGATTAACCGCCAAAACATCATCCTCGTCATGAAAAAAACGGAGACTTCCGTGGAAGAGACGCTTTTCATCGAGAAAGCAGATCCTGTGATGGAAAAATGGGTTGGCGCGTCACTGACAAAAGAGGAAGCTCAGAACCTTTCCGGGATAAAAAGCATTTCATATCTGGAAACCTTTGAAACGTCCATGGCAAGAACATTTTTTGCAGAATCCGTAAAGAATGTATACTTAGATTTGGAGCGCAGAGAATGGTCTGAAGCACAAACCAAGGCTTTCTCCTTCGCAAAGCATTTACAGGAGCATTATCCTCATCTTGCGATTCAAAATGCGTATCCTCTCATTACAGAATTAAGAGTGTTCAAAACCGAAGAGGAAGTTCAAAAGATTAAGGAAGCCATCAACATTACGAAAGAAGGCATCTATAACGTACTAAAACATGCAAAAGCCGGTATGATGGAAAACCAGCTCGAAGCGCACTTTGACTTTGTCCTCAAATCATCAGGCGTTAAGGATTTTGCCTTCCATACCATCTTGGCAGGCGGAAAAAACGCTACTGTTCTGCATTATGAAGACAATGATTCTAAGATCAATGATGGTGATCTCATATTACTGGATCTTGGTGCTCAAAAGGACTATTACAATGCTGATATCAGCTTCACGTTCCCTGCTGATGGAAAATTCACTTCCCGTCAGAAGGAAATCTATAACATTGTTCTTAAAGCATTGAAAGAAACAACAGCCCTTATTAAACCAGGCCTAAAGTTCGCAGAATTAAATGAACACACGAAAGCCGTTCTCGCAGAAGAATGCATAAGAATCGGCTTATTTAAAGAAAAAGCCGAGCTGTCTAATTATTATTACCACGGCGTCAGCCATTTCCTCGGACTCGACACTCATGATGTCGGTTCATACAAAGACCGTGTTCTTGAGCCAGGAATGGTCCTTACGATTGAACCTGGTTTGTATATTGAAGATGAAAGAATCGGCATCAGGATTGAGGACGACATTCTCGTAACCGAAGACGGATATGAGAATCTTTCAAAGGACATTATTCGTACAGTAGAAGACATTGAAGCGTTCATGTCTGACAAATAA
- a CDS encoding DUF4383 domain-containing protein — MARIFVRTLGIIFIVLGIVGFIITMEGLFHLTPVHNIVHLALGIVAIIMSGTKAKAKLYAKVFGFVYLLVAILGLFTHEFAGIHFLAADNVLHFIIAFVSIFTGFASRASKSANKTVSN, encoded by the coding sequence ATGGCACGAATATTTGTTAGAACTTTGGGTATTATTTTTATCGTATTAGGAATTGTTGGTTTCATTATAACGATGGAGGGACTCTTTCATCTGACGCCGGTCCACAATATTGTTCATTTAGCTCTAGGAATTGTGGCGATCATTATGAGCGGTACAAAAGCGAAGGCGAAATTGTATGCGAAAGTGTTCGGATTTGTGTATCTGCTTGTTGCTATCTTAGGTTTATTCACACATGAATTTGCGGGAATCCATTTTCTTGCGGCAGACAACGTGCTGCATTTCATCATTGCTTTTGTCTCAATCTTTACGGGATTCGCATCCCGGGCATCGAAATCAGCAAACAAGACAGTTTCAAATTAA
- a CDS encoding class I SAM-dependent methyltransferase codes for MNTGLKQQLRESYDKESKSRNGQETQTWKVEERRIFADLLLRDNKKSLLDLGAGPGRDSLFFHQEGLSTLSLDLSPEMVGLCREKGLAAEVMSFDSLVFADESFDAAWALNSLLHVPKSEILNVLEGIKRVLRPGGLFFMGVYGGLDSEGVWEGDSYDPKRFFSFFTNEDIQETVSSVFHIERFHVVPPEVIGGSSFQSLIYENSLAGGGRLGSRMWEWA; via the coding sequence ATGAATACAGGACTAAAACAGCAATTACGAGAATCCTATGATAAAGAATCGAAGAGCAGAAACGGACAGGAGACGCAAACATGGAAGGTTGAAGAGAGACGAATATTTGCTGACCTGCTCTTGCGTGATAACAAAAAAAGCCTTTTGGACCTTGGTGCCGGGCCGGGGCGTGACAGTCTATTTTTTCATCAAGAAGGATTGTCCACCCTGTCTCTTGATTTATCACCTGAGATGGTTGGATTATGCCGGGAAAAAGGACTGGCTGCAGAAGTAATGAGTTTTGACAGTTTAGTATTTGCAGATGAGTCGTTTGATGCTGCATGGGCATTGAATTCTCTTTTGCACGTACCAAAAAGCGAGATTTTAAATGTACTCGAAGGAATAAAGCGAGTGTTAAGGCCAGGCGGACTCTTCTTTATGGGAGTGTATGGCGGCCTTGATTCTGAAGGGGTATGGGAAGGCGATTCCTATGATCCGAAGCGATTTTTTTCCTTCTTTACGAATGAAGACATTCAAGAGACGGTGTCTTCTGTTTTTCACATTGAAAGGTTCCATGTGGTTCCCCCTGAAGTGATTGGCGGTTCTAGCTTTCAGTCCTTGATTTACGAAAATAGTCTTGCTGGAGGGGGAAGGTTAGGCTCGAGAATGTGGGAATGGGCGTGA
- the dapF gene encoding diaminopimelate epimerase, translating to MKIDVLKTHGSCNDFILIDEYSNDYGLDDEKRTVLTKVLCDRKDSIGADGILFIQKSEKADAKYRIFNSDGTEPEMCGNGLRCAGRYITELLGRDHAIVETLKANLDVQRTENIYGDIQTFEVLIGPVSFDVHTLPLIHDQETLENKVIPELSPELAFTAVSMPNPHIITLVDDIDQDQVAEIGKKANELKSVFPKGVNVSFVKDLGDSKIFVQTYERGVGITNSCGTAMSAASLITCRLGINHPEKDITVLNNGGMVRCKVNELKESSGYSVLLKGNATYVFSGTVEFDFNSPEEFVFEQEEEFTQEEASYRKLEAYAKSAV from the coding sequence TTGAAAATTGACGTTTTAAAAACACATGGCTCTTGCAATGACTTTATTTTAATTGATGAATACAGCAATGATTACGGACTCGATGATGAAAAACGTACCGTTTTGACAAAAGTCCTCTGTGACCGCAAAGACTCTATTGGGGCGGACGGCATTTTGTTTATCCAAAAAAGCGAGAAAGCGGATGCTAAATACCGGATTTTCAATTCAGATGGCACCGAGCCGGAAATGTGCGGCAACGGGCTCCGCTGTGCAGGAAGATACATTACTGAGTTATTAGGAAGGGATCATGCCATCGTCGAAACGCTAAAAGCAAACCTCGATGTACAAAGAACTGAAAATATTTACGGCGATATTCAAACCTTTGAAGTTCTGATCGGACCTGTCTCGTTTGATGTTCACACCTTGCCCTTAATCCATGACCAAGAAACACTTGAAAATAAGGTGATTCCTGAATTGTCTCCAGAACTGGCCTTCACTGCAGTAAGTATGCCGAATCCGCATATCATTACACTTGTCGATGATATTGATCAAGATCAAGTAGCAGAGATCGGGAAAAAAGCGAATGAATTAAAAAGTGTGTTTCCCAAGGGCGTGAATGTCAGTTTCGTCAAAGATTTGGGTGATTCAAAAATCTTTGTCCAAACGTATGAACGCGGTGTGGGAATCACTAACTCATGCGGAACAGCGATGTCCGCAGCAAGCCTGATTACGTGCCGGCTAGGCATCAATCATCCCGAAAAAGATATTACAGTGTTAAACAACGGCGGTATGGTGCGCTGCAAAGTAAATGAACTGAAAGAAAGCAGCGGCTATTCTGTACTGCTTAAAGGAAACGCAACCTATGTCTTTTCTGGAACGGTTGAATTTGACTTCAACTCTCCAGAAGAATTTGTATTTGAACAAGAAGAAGAATTTACACAAGAAGAAGCAAGCTATCGCAAGCTTGAAGCGTATGCTAAAAGCGCCGTATAA
- a CDS encoding thioredoxin family protein: MKEIQTLEEFNEVISADKETIMIFTAGWCPDCRRLEVFIGDIIEEHNDKAWYEIDRDKFPELAEKYEVMGIPSLLLFKNGEKLAHLHSANAKTPEDVRAYLESLPV, translated from the coding sequence ATGAAAGAGATTCAAACTTTAGAAGAATTTAATGAAGTCATTTCAGCGGATAAAGAAACCATTATGATTTTTACAGCGGGCTGGTGTCCGGACTGCCGCAGACTGGAAGTATTCATTGGAGATATTATCGAAGAACACAACGACAAAGCCTGGTATGAGATCGACCGGGATAAGTTTCCGGAACTTGCTGAAAAGTACGAAGTCATGGGAATCCCAAGCTTGCTTTTGTTTAAAAATGGAGAGAAACTCGCCCATCTTCACAGTGCCAATGCAAAAACACCAGAAGACGTTCGTGCTTATCTGGAGAGCCTTCCAGTATAA
- a CDS encoding LysR family transcriptional regulator — protein MDLRQLKYFVEVGKQRSFTKAANTLFLSQPSLSKMVKSLEEELEVQLIDRSGRHIELTDAGHAVYSHAQEILHSMEDLSSSLYDVMHLKKGTVSIGLPPVIGILYFPKIIGDFQKSYPEIAIKLVEYGAKKIEDEVLHGNLELGISVLPVDNELFDVVPFMKDVMTLIVSSQHPLAEKDQVELKELSNEDFIFFTEEFALYDYMLTQCRQAGFEPQIAYKSSQWDFITGLVGENLGVSFLPQSIYEKVNDQKVKKVEIKGKEIPWHLGIVMKKHKYKTFAIKEFISHLLRYH, from the coding sequence ATGGATTTAAGGCAATTAAAATATTTTGTAGAAGTCGGAAAACAGAGAAGCTTTACGAAAGCAGCAAACACCTTGTTCCTTTCACAGCCGAGCTTAAGCAAGATGGTCAAATCTCTGGAAGAAGAGCTTGAAGTTCAGCTCATTGACCGATCGGGGAGGCATATTGAGCTAACGGATGCGGGACATGCGGTTTACAGCCATGCGCAAGAGATCCTCCATTCTATGGAAGATCTATCTTCTTCTTTATATGATGTGATGCATTTGAAGAAAGGAACCGTATCGATCGGTCTGCCCCCGGTTATTGGAATATTGTATTTTCCAAAGATCATTGGTGATTTTCAAAAATCTTATCCTGAGATTGCCATCAAGCTGGTGGAGTACGGTGCGAAAAAAATAGAGGATGAAGTGCTTCATGGCAATCTGGAACTTGGAATATCGGTGCTGCCTGTAGATAACGAGCTGTTTGATGTGGTTCCATTCATGAAAGACGTAATGACGCTGATCGTCAGCAGCCAGCATCCGCTTGCCGAAAAGGATCAGGTGGAGCTGAAAGAATTAAGCAATGAGGATTTTATCTTTTTCACAGAAGAATTTGCTTTGTATGATTACATGCTTACACAATGCCGCCAGGCCGGTTTTGAACCGCAGATCGCTTATAAAAGTTCACAGTGGGACTTTATTACAGGTCTTGTAGGAGAGAACCTTGGCGTTTCTTTTCTCCCGCAGTCCATCTATGAGAAAGTAAATGATCAAAAAGTGAAAAAGGTGGAGATCAAAGGCAAGGAAATCCCATGGCACCTGGGAATTGTGATGAAAAAACATAAATATAAGACCTTTGCCATCAAAGAATTTATAAGCCATCTTTTACGGTACCATTAA